AATCCAATAGCCCCTTTGAATTTGTTTGAAGCATCGTAAATTGGAGATGCGTTAACCAAAAATATCCGTTTGGATTTATCAGCACATATTAGAGTGCGTTCGTATTGCCCGGAAAGTCCTTTTATTCGGTCTGCTCTTTGCCTTTGAACATCAGGGTATTCTTCTGGTGGGATAAATTCTAAAGTTGATTTGCCAATCATTTCTTCCGGAGAGAAACCGAGAATATCTGCCATTTTCTGATTGACGAATACTGTTTTGAATTCTTCATCTACAACCCATATACCTTCATGAGCAAATTCGATAATCGTTCGGTATTTCTGTTCACTCTCCTTCAATTTATCCTGAGTTTTATTGAGTTCGGTAATATCCACATCCATACAGAAAATATATGATAAATCCTTAATTTTTACAGGTATCATAGAAGAAAGCACCTGCTTTTCCTCGCCTATCCTTGTTTTCACAGTCCATTTTTGTGGTTCTGTAGGTTTCCCTTGCTGAATAATGTCCTGAATGGTTTTATTAAAAGAATCCCACTCTTCAACCGGAAGCAGTATTTCCTTAATATTTTTTTCAATAACCTCGTTATAATAATAACCATAGAGTAGTTCGCTGGCTTTATTCCAGAAAAAAATATTTCCATCCGGGGTATATCCCTGAACCGCAGTAATTGTTGTAGTTTCAAGACAGTGTTTATATATTTCTTCTATTTGACTTACATTAGAAGAAGAGGATGAAACTTCCTGTCTTGTTAAGGATACCTTATCTTCAGAATAATTTTCGCCCTCTCTGCCTTTAGAATTTTCCTTCGACATGTTGAAACATTTATACCATATTGATAATAATTAAAACTTTTCCAATAAATACCGCCATAAGTTTCACCTGCAACTAAATTTTAACTTTAACAGTCTCAAATTTGTTCCTATATTTTTGATTTATAATATCGTGTCATAAGTTATTTATATTATTATACATAAGATAAAAAAGGAAAAGAAAATGAAAAAAGGAATGGTGTTGTTCTGTTTTTTTATGGGTTTTTGTTACATGGCAATGTGTGAAGGTTTACATGAATTTTTAATATTAGGGAGCCCTTTTAAGGCTAATGTAGTATGTAATAATGTTGAGTTGCAAAAAGGCGATACTAAACTTCAAGATGGATTTAAGTTAAAATTTAATGTAGCGGAATGGCCTAATGTGTTATTTAAATCACAATCAGAGATTTGGGACTGGTCGGAATACTGCTGGCTTGTGGTAAAGGTATATAATCCGGGGAAAGATGTGGTTCGCGTGAATGTGAGAATTGATAATGAGGGAGCAGATGGATGGAAACACTGCATTACCGGTAGTTATAACTTATCACCGAAACAAGAAAATTCTATCTCTTTTCTTCTTCCTAATTCCTCATATCCTATTACTATACCGGGAGACAAGGAGAGATTGGAGGTTTATTCCAAACATCCTTTATGGGGTATGCGTCGGGCACCGGGAAATTTTGTAGAAGCCAAAGGAGAAGAGTTTGATTTGTCTAAGATTGTTGGATTTCAGATTTTCCTGTCAAAACCTGCTTTACCGACTAATTTGATAATTCGTCAGATAAAACTTGAAAAGCAGCATGATTTGCCAGACTTCCCTTTACCTTTTGTTGATAGATTAGGGCAATATAAACATGCGGATTGGAAAGGTAAGACGCATTCGGAGGCGGAGATGGTAGAAAGAGCTAAGAAAGAAATTCAAAAGATAAAAAAGCATCCTTCCTTAGATAAAAATTTTGATATATATGGAGGATGGAAAAAAGGACCTCAGTTGAAAGCAACAGGCTGGTTTCGAACGGAATTAATAGATGGGTATTGGTGGCTGGTAACGCCAGAAGGACACTTATTTTTGTCAATCGGTGTGGATTGTATTGGGCAAAGTGAGTTAACCTTTATTACAAAACGAGAAAACTGGTTTGAATACATACCTGATGCCAATGACCCGAAATTTAAATCTTGTTTTGGGTATGCAGGTAAAGGAGGGCATTGGTTCGGTCATATTTTAGAGGAGGGGTCGTTATTTTCTTTTTATAAAGCGAATATAATTCGCCAATTTGGGGAAACATGGGAACAGCCATGGAGTGAGCAAACAACAGCGAGATTAAAGAAATGGGGATTTAATACTATAGGTTCCTGGAGTTCTGTTCATTTGTTTACAGACAAAAAAATACCTTTTATAATTATTTTAGGACCTGGGAATGTTCCAAGAATCAAAAATGCCCCGGGATATTGGGGACCTATGTATGATGTTTTTGACCCGAAATATAAGGAAATTGTAGAAAATAGTATCAGTAAAGGGGTAGAGGCTTATAAAGATAATCCATATTGTATTGGTTATTTTGTAGACAATGAATTATCATGGGATGGGATATGGGAAGGAACAATTAAAAATGATATAGACCAACCTTGTAAAAAGGAATTTGTGGAGCAATGTAAGGCTAAATATGGGTCTATTGAAAATTTAAATAAAAATTGGGAGACATCTTTTTCTAATTGGTCCGAGATAAATAAACCAGAAAAAGAAACTGATGCGTTCAAAAAAGATAAAAATGAGTATTTGACGAAATTTGCAGATACATATTTTTCGGTAATAGCCCAAGCGATAAAAAAATATGCCCCAAATCAGTTATATATGGGTTGTCGTTTTGCGGGATTTCCGCCGTCATTTGTATGGAGGTCTGCTCAGAAGTATGCCGATGTTGTTAGCATAAATATATATCGGAAGGAAGTCCCTCGTGAGCATGATTTGTTTAAGCTTGCTGAGAAACCAATAATAATAGGTGAGTTTCATTTTGGGGCATTAGACCGAGGTATGTTTCATACAGGTTTAGTTGCATGTAAAGACCAAAAAGACCGTGCAAATAAATATGAAAATTACATAAGAAGTGTAGCGACAAATCCTTTGTTTGTTGGCTGTCATTGGTTTCAATGGGCAGACCAGCCTATTACAGGCAGATATTTTGATGGAGAAAATTACAATATTGGTTTGGTAGATGTTACAAATAAACCTTATGCAGAACTGACAAAATCAGCGGAAAAAATCAATAAAGAGGCGTATCAAATACGGCTAAAAGAGAGTGGTAAGAAATTAAAATAGGGGATGGTATATTTATATAAGGAAGCAATAGCAGAAATGAATGATGGGAGTTTTTTATCTATTCTTCCGTGATAAGCACTTTTGTATTGATAGGAACGAGGTTATATAACATTATTATATCGTTATTGGTTAAACAGATACAGCCATGCGAAGCAGGGGTGCCTATGAGTTCTTCCTTATTAGTCCCATGGATGTAAATGAATCGTTTATATGAATCTACGATTTCTCCTTCATTGTTAACGCCTTTATTTTTTGTTTCTTCTAATCCATCAAGACGCAATATGCGTGTCAGAACCAGGGATTCATCTATAATCTGACTTTTATCCCATATTCCTACGGGTTCACGGTTGCGAAAGATTTGTCCCCATGGGGCATTGTCCCCGATTTTCTCCACAATTTGATGCCAACCACGAGGGGTTTGTTCTGAATCTAATTTTTCGCCGGTGCCTTTTATTGCAGTAGAACAGAGGGTTTGCCATATCACTTTGTCTTTTTCGATTACAGATAATTTTTGATTTTTAATAGAAACCCAAATTCCTCTATTATTCCCAACCACGGTTCCCCAATTATATTGATTTAATTGATTTTGTTCTCTGTCTGAAAGTCCTATGGGAGGCTGGTGTGAGGGATAGGTGTGGATAGATAAGGATTCACCTTTTGAATCGTTTTTTATAACTTTTACATTTTCTGGAGTTGTTAAGTCGTAGTGATTATTTTTTAAATTCACGGTGCAATAACCTCCATCAGGTAGGGGTTTTATAAAAAACATATCAGGTAGATTTTCTATATTTGCAGGCGAAAAATAGATTTCTTTCCAACCGGGTTTTGCAGGTTTCAGCCCAAGCACATATTCGGATAGGATGTAAATAGGGCAACTACTCCAGGCATGGCACCAACTCATATTTGTTTTCATTTCGGGTTTCCAGACCTCGAGACAGGATGTAGCATTGTTTCGGAGCATTTCTTTCCAGGAGTATTCGGTGTCGTTGGTTAATAATTTCCATCCTAATTCAGGATTTCCTTCTTTGAAACATGCCTCAATGATATATGAAGCAATGTAAACACCGCAGGCAAGCCCTTTTTGTTCTATGAATGAGAAGATATTTTTCTTTATATCTTCGTCTTTTACTAATCCAAAGAAGAGAGGTAAGGCACTGCTGTGGAGTGAATAATGTTTAGAACCCGAGGCATCTTTGTAAAGTTTCTTTTCAGGGTCGAGAAATGTTTTTTGGTAATTATCCCAGATTTTTTTTGATTTTTCTGTTAATGTAGGGTCTTCAATCCCGAGTGTTTTCTGAATTTCTAATGTTTGGACGATAGCTCCGTAATAGAACGCATTTACTACGGCGTTAGGCTTGTCTTTGGCAAAGTCATAATCAAAATTATCACGCAGGTTTTTAGGCCAGTCAATTAAGATAGGTTTTTTACCTGTAGAAGTGAGCAAAGCATCGGCGTTTTCGAATTGAGCAAAGTAATTTAAGAGATTGGGCAGGCATTCGGTTGCCATTGCTTTTAGGAATTCTATATCACCGGAATGGCGGTAGTATTCCCATAACATAAGAGGGTATTGTAGTGAATATTCGGCAAATTCCTGGATAAACCCAGATGGGGCAACAGCTAATAGACTCGGGTCAATTTTTGAAGATAGGTAAAAGTCGGTAAGAGATTTTTTCGTTAATGAGGTATCTCCTGTGAGCCACATAAAAGAGCGAGATGTAATAACTGCATCTCCCAAATATTGTCCTTTTTCACGGGATGGACAGTCCAAAAAAACTTCTTGAGAGCAAAGCCGAACACCTAATTGACAAATATTCCAGATGTCTGTTAAGTCTTTATCATTAGAATAGAAGAGAACTTTTGTGGTATCAAATGGGTAATGTCGTTCTTCTACCCAAACGGAAGTGCTTTCAGGTGCATTTTCTAATTCAATGTAGCGAAAGGCACGGTATTCATAAAAAGGCACAATATCTTCTTCACCGGATAAGATAACTTCTTCTTTATAACTGCAATTGGCACGCATTTGCCAGCGGACATTTCCATTCTCATCAAGTTCTTCTCCATGATAAACAATTATTTTTTGAGATGGGTCTCCTTTGGTCTTTATGTGAGTGTAGCCCACCACTTCTCGTCCAAAGTCAAAAAACAGATTCCCCGAAGAGGTTTTCTTGGTGAATACCGGTAGAACGGTCTTAATCTCTAAAGGTTTTGCAGATGGTTCCATGAAGAGATAGTCGTTTATTCCTAATTCGGGAGTTAGCCAGTTGGTATCATCAAAATTAAGGGATTGCCAATTTTGAGGATACTTTTGCATGTCTATATTTTCCAAAAATTGTGTTTTATACCCTGTGGTTTCTGTGGTAATAAAGGCTTCAAGAGGAAAACATCTCCAGGATGTGTCCGATACAATTTCTGTTTTTTGTCCATCGTTGTGTGTGAGGACAAGTCGAACAATAAGACCCGAACGATTATCTCCACTAACACAAACGCGGTTTACCAATCCTCTGTAATAGGTATGGATAGCAAGGATGTTCGTTCCTTTTTTAATAAATGGAGATAGGTCAAACTTAACAAATGGATAAGCAAAGGGATAACCTGTTAGAGGCCCTTCCAAAACGAGTTGTTCATTTAAATACATTTTAAAATAATCGTCGGCTGTAATCATGATTTCTGCAGATTGAATGGGTTTTTCTACTTCAAATTTTTTTCGGAAAAGAGTATGAATCTGATATGGAGTTCCCTTTATCCAGTTATCTTTTGGATTATTCATAAAATCATTGTTATGTGGAATATCCTTCATCCTCGGGTCAATGATTAGGTATGCATTTGCAAAAGGATTGGATGTCTGAGGAAAAGTAAGTAGAGGAAAGATTAATGGAAGGATGGATATAAAGTTCATAAATTTACCTTAAATATTAAAATGTCTTTTTTACAAAGGGAATAGAAACTATTTATAATATAGTATGAATAGAGGTAAAAAAGATTCAACCGAAACCAAAAGAAAGGAATGAAAGGATGATTTCTGTTTCCGGTTTTCGCAGAGGAATGGCAATTCGTTATGAAGGAGATATCTGGGTGGTTGTAGAATTCCAGCATATTACACCCGGTAATTGGCGTGCTATGTTAAAAACAAAATTAAAGAATGTAAAAACAGGAAGGACAATGGATGTAACTTTCCGTATGTCCGACGAAGTAGAAGAAGTGATGTTACTGGAACGAAAGATGCAATATCTTTACGAGTCGGAAGGTCTCCTTTATTTTATGGATTTGGAAACTTATGAACAGACCTTTATTCCCGAAGATATGTTGGGAGAGCAGAAGAAGTTTTTGAAAGAGTCTGATTTATGTTCCATTTACTTTTTAGAAGATAAACCTATTATTGCGGAAATGGCTCCATTTGTAGAATTAAAGGTCGTTTCTGCGGAACCTGCTGTGCGTGGGGATACCGCAACGAATGTATTAAAGTTTTGTACTCTGGAAAGTGGTGCAAAGATACAAGTCCCCCTTTTTATTAAAGAGGGTGATGTAATAAAGGTAGATACTCGAACAGGTAAATATATCGAGCGTGTATCTACTGGGTAATAACTATTGCGATAAAAATTGTTTATCCTTCTCCCATTTCTCCAAGGAACGAGTTGTGTTTTCCATCAACTACCAATACTAATTGTTGACCTTCGGTTGTAACTTTTAAGTTGTTCATATCCAAATTGTCGGGCAATACCTGTATATGGTCAATACTTTCACGAGGGATTAAGATAATCTTCATCCCTTCGTCTATTTGAACACCGCTGGACTGTTGACGGGTTAACATAATCCCTCTTCCTTCTAAGACTATCCAATCTTCAGACCAGAAGGTTACTTTCCCAACAAAAGAATAGGGCTTTTGTTCCTTAAAATTTTTTTTCATTTTTATGCGAACGATTCTATCTTTAATCATTATAAAACTCCTTCTTTTATCGTTTATTTTATCATACACCCTATTTTATTATTTTATCAAAATAAAAATTTGTCATAAAAAAATTGAAATTTGTATAAAATAGTGGTAATATTATAGTAGAAGTAAGATTTATGGTATTTATAGTTTTGTGGTTTTAGGATTATGTCAAAGGGATTAAAAAATTTAAAACAAATCAATAAAAAACATAAAGGAGAGCTGTAATGGAACTCAAGAAAGTATTATTTGTGGTAATTCTTTTTGTGTGTGTTTCTGCAATTGGTTTTGCAGAATCGTATTGGATATATTCTGCCCGCTGGGAAGGGGATAATATCCCGCCTGACGCAAAACTTCAAGTATTAGCAAAAGAAGAGGGTTCTCTGGAATATGTAGAATTTGGTGAGGATGGTATTGTTCGAAGAAGTATAATGCAATTTGGTAAGAAAGGGGTCGGATTTCCAGGTTTTACCTCGTTGAATAGAGCGTTATTAGAAAAAAATTTTGATAAAACAGAGAAGGCATTGGCGAATGATGGGAGCAAGAATTTTAAATTGCAAATGGGAGATATTTCTCTAGAATGGTCTATTGTTCAAACGAAAGGTAATGAAGGGTTAATCGAAGCGAAGTGCTTTTTGAAAGACAAACTTTTGTATGTAGAGCAGAGAAAAGAGATTTATTCGGAAAAGGGTGTTCGTCCTGCTTTAATTCGCTGGGATTATCAGCAGGATGGGAAATCCGGGGTGATTGTGCAGGTGTTTGAACCCTGTGCAGGTATGAAATCAGCAAACACAGAATATATCGTTACGGGTGGAGAAGAAGAGGTAATCAGGGTAGATGCCAAAGGAGATTTAGGTAAAGCAGTAGAGACTCAACCGGTACAATTTACTGCCCCTATGAAAGGGGTAAATTTGAGTTTTGATTCGGGCTGGTGGCCCAATGGTAAAGGTGAAGGTGGATTTGAGGAAAATCCAGGAGGTTTTCCGGTGCAAGTGCGTATTCGTGCTGCGGGAGTTGCTAATTATCAGGCAGATGTTCAAGGCTTTTTCCATTTAAGCCCACCATGGCTGAAAGCAGGTAATGCCAGTGGTTTCTGGGGTTATGATTTTGGAGCGGAATTGCTTATGAAAGCGGGGTTCGATATAGGACTTATTCCCCCATTTACAGTAGATATTCCTTATATCCCTGATGTGAACTTTCGGACGACGGCTTATGATTATTTTAACAGTTTTTTGTTAGATACAGTCTCGACTATTCAGGATAGTACACCTAAAACGCATCTGTTCGATGTTAACCTTGTTGATGTAATACTGAACTTAGTAGGTGTTTCCTTACCGAGCTGGTTAAAATGGATTCCTTTCGAAGCCGGAGCAGGTGTGGATGTTTCAGCGGATGCTAATGGTTCACTGGAGTGTGACACGATAAGTTTACAGGAAGGTCTATTATTCTGGGAGGAAGGGCAATCGGTACCCGTACAAGTAGGAGAAGATGGTTATCGCTCCGTGATGAATTATAATGAAATTTGCAATCTTATTCTAACAGTTAAATTTTATCTAAATGTTTATATTAGTATTTTTGGAGGTCGGTGGGATTTGCCTATAATGACAATACCTTGGTCGCCATTTAACGGACCTTTGGATTTAGAGTTCCGTCCTTGTGAGGTGAATTTTACCTCCGGTCCACCTTCTCAGCCTGCGACAGATTGGTTTACAGAAGATTTTGTTGTTGATAATGATTTAGATAATCTTAGGCTACTTTTAACACCTGCAAATAATGCAAATGGTTATTTTGCATGCACTACCCCAGGAGTTACGGGATATCCGGTGGATTCAATCCTTTCGACGGTTGTTAACTTAGGCGATGATGCTTATGTTGAGGTGCCTTTGCAAGATGGAAAACAAGTCGTTCTTTATGGAGTTGCTTATGACCGTGTTTTTATTGGAAGTAATGGTTATCTGACTTTTACAGAAGGTGATACCCAAAATAAAGAATCGTCTGAAAATCACTTCCGTATTCCTCGTGTCTCTGGACTATTTGATAATTTAAAACCGAACGAAGGTGGGCAAATCTGGTGGAAACAGTTAGATGACCGATTTGTTGTTACCTATGACCAGGTTAAGATTGATGGTAATTTTACAAATGATACAGCCAGTTTCCAGATAGAGATGTTCTTTGATGGTCGGATTGCCATTACATGGCTAAACATTGAAGCCTATGACGGGTTGGCAGGCATTTCTGCAGGGAAAGGTGTTCCTGAAGGATTTAAGGAAAGTGATTTGTCTCGTTATGCTCCATGTATTGAACCGGAAGGAACAATAGAAGGATTACCTGAAGGTAATTTAGAAGGAGAAGGTTCTGCAGAAGGTTCAACGGAAGGTTCCAATGAAGGAGTTGTGGAAGGTGAAGGAGAAATTCCGGAAGGCTGTCCGAAACCATGTGCTATTACCTCATGTGGGGATACGGCAGTTCAGGGAAATGCCCGTAATGCATGGGAATCTTATTGCACAATGACAGGTATTAATTCTATTTCTACAGATTTCGATGGTAATCAAATGGTAGAATCAGCTCAATTACAACTTCTGGATATTATATTGTCTAACCCGGGTGTTCAAAACCGTTGTTGCGTATTATCTGCATGGCAGAGCAATTATGCTTTATTTACAAACATTATTGATACTGCAGTATCACAGGGAAAAATTCCTCAAAATATTTTATCTGGAATGAATGCAAATCAGTTAAAAGCATTGTTCGCAGGGATAGCTACATTAGGGGAAAGCGGAACATTATCAATGCTTTCTCAAATAGCATCACAGGTAGGAGTTTCTTTTATGGTAGGTCAAGTAGATGCCTCTGCAAGTCAGTATTTAGGTGCATATGGTGATGCGGATGGGGATAGTGTTTGTAATCTGGCAGAGTATAACGCTACTTTCAATGGTAGTGCCGAAAGTATAATAACATTTGTAGTTTCCGCTGTTGACCCCACGGCAAAAAGTAATGGGGGTGGATGTGGTGCTCCATGTTTTAGCGAGACGAATGAAGGGGAAATTCTCCCTATGTATCAATTATCGGTTATAACCGAAGGAAATACGGCTCCTGTTTCGGTTCAGGTATCCCCTGAAAGTAGCGAAGGTTTACAGCCGGGATATTACTACCTTGGGACAACAGTAACAGCACAGGCTACCTATAATTCGTCGAAGGATATATGGCAAGGCTGGACAATTAATGGACAATTTGTAGGAACTGCAAATCCTGTAACATTCAGCATTAGTCAGAATACAGTTCTGAAAGCAATGTTTTTGCCGATTGAACCCGAAGGAGTAACCGAAGGCGAGGTAAATCTTGTTGTTCCTGTTATACAGCCTTATGTTTTAGAATTGGGAACTGTGAATACAGGAGATTGTGTAGAAGGCACATTTACAGTGATGAATTCCGAATTAAGCACGGGAGCGTTAGTTGGGATGGCAGTAATAAATGCTCCCGAATTGTCTTCTGAGGTATTCCAGATTGTTTCAGAAGCAAATTACAATCTTGCGCCGGGAGAAAGTCAATCTATAGTGGTGAGGT
This window of the Candidatus Hydrogenedens sp. genome carries:
- a CDS encoding beta-galactosidase, with protein sequence MKKGMVLFCFFMGFCYMAMCEGLHEFLILGSPFKANVVCNNVELQKGDTKLQDGFKLKFNVAEWPNVLFKSQSEIWDWSEYCWLVVKVYNPGKDVVRVNVRIDNEGADGWKHCITGSYNLSPKQENSISFLLPNSSYPITIPGDKERLEVYSKHPLWGMRRAPGNFVEAKGEEFDLSKIVGFQIFLSKPALPTNLIIRQIKLEKQHDLPDFPLPFVDRLGQYKHADWKGKTHSEAEMVERAKKEIQKIKKHPSLDKNFDIYGGWKKGPQLKATGWFRTELIDGYWWLVTPEGHLFLSIGVDCIGQSELTFITKRENWFEYIPDANDPKFKSCFGYAGKGGHWFGHILEEGSLFSFYKANIIRQFGETWEQPWSEQTTARLKKWGFNTIGSWSSVHLFTDKKIPFIIILGPGNVPRIKNAPGYWGPMYDVFDPKYKEIVENSISKGVEAYKDNPYCIGYFVDNELSWDGIWEGTIKNDIDQPCKKEFVEQCKAKYGSIENLNKNWETSFSNWSEINKPEKETDAFKKDKNEYLTKFADTYFSVIAQAIKKYAPNQLYMGCRFAGFPPSFVWRSAQKYADVVSINIYRKEVPREHDLFKLAEKPIIIGEFHFGALDRGMFHTGLVACKDQKDRANKYENYIRSVATNPLFVGCHWFQWADQPITGRYFDGENYNIGLVDVTNKPYAELTKSAEKINKEAYQIRLKESGKKLK
- a CDS encoding family 78 glycoside hydrolase catalytic domain: MNFISILPLIFPLLTFPQTSNPFANAYLIIDPRMKDIPHNNDFMNNPKDNWIKGTPYQIHTLFRKKFEVEKPIQSAEIMITADDYFKMYLNEQLVLEGPLTGYPFAYPFVKFDLSPFIKKGTNILAIHTYYRGLVNRVCVSGDNRSGLIVRLVLTHNDGQKTEIVSDTSWRCFPLEAFITTETTGYKTQFLENIDMQKYPQNWQSLNFDDTNWLTPELGINDYLFMEPSAKPLEIKTVLPVFTKKTSSGNLFFDFGREVVGYTHIKTKGDPSQKIIVYHGEELDENGNVRWQMRANCSYKEEVILSGEEDIVPFYEYRAFRYIELENAPESTSVWVEERHYPFDTTKVLFYSNDKDLTDIWNICQLGVRLCSQEVFLDCPSREKGQYLGDAVITSRSFMWLTGDTSLTKKSLTDFYLSSKIDPSLLAVAPSGFIQEFAEYSLQYPLMLWEYYRHSGDIEFLKAMATECLPNLLNYFAQFENADALLTSTGKKPILIDWPKNLRDNFDYDFAKDKPNAVVNAFYYGAIVQTLEIQKTLGIEDPTLTEKSKKIWDNYQKTFLDPEKKLYKDASGSKHYSLHSSALPLFFGLVKDEDIKKNIFSFIEQKGLACGVYIASYIIEACFKEGNPELGWKLLTNDTEYSWKEMLRNNATSCLEVWKPEMKTNMSWCHAWSSCPIYILSEYVLGLKPAKPGWKEIYFSPANIENLPDMFFIKPLPDGGYCTVNLKNNHYDLTTPENVKVIKNDSKGESLSIHTYPSHQPPIGLSDREQNQLNQYNWGTVVGNNRGIWVSIKNQKLSVIEKDKVIWQTLCSTAIKGTGEKLDSEQTPRGWHQIVEKIGDNAPWGQIFRNREPVGIWDKSQIIDESLVLTRILRLDGLEETKNKGVNNEGEIVDSYKRFIYIHGTNKEELIGTPASHGCICLTNNDIIMLYNLVPINTKVLITEE
- the efp gene encoding elongation factor P; amino-acid sequence: MISVSGFRRGMAIRYEGDIWVVVEFQHITPGNWRAMLKTKLKNVKTGRTMDVTFRMSDEVEEVMLLERKMQYLYESEGLLYFMDLETYEQTFIPEDMLGEQKKFLKESDLCSIYFLEDKPIIAEMAPFVELKVVSAEPAVRGDTATNVLKFCTLESGAKIQVPLFIKEGDVIKVDTRTGKYIERVSTG